ATCCGCGTGGACGGTAACACCCTGCCGAGCTCGAAAGGAGTGCTGTGATGAACGTGGTGATTCTCGACACCGGCTGCGCCAACCTATCGTCGGTAAAGTGGGCGGTTGAACGCCTCGGCTATACCCCGGAAGTCAGCCGTGACCCTGACGTGGTACTGCGTGCCGATAAACTCTTTCTGCCGGGCGTTGGCACTGCGCAGGCAGCGATGAACCAGCTGGAAGAACGTGACCTGATCGAGCTGATTAAAGCCTGTACCCAGCCGGTACTGGGCATTTGCCTCGGTATGCAGCTGCTGGGACGCGGCAGCGATGAGAATGGCGGCATCACCACGCTTGGCATTCTCGATCAGCCGGTCTCGCTGATGGATACCAAAGGCTTACCGCTGCCGCATATGGGCTGGAACCAGATCACCTCACAGGCCGGGAATCACCTGTTCCGCGGCATCGATGATGGTAGCTATTTCTATTTTGTGCACAGCTACGCCATGCC
This genomic stretch from Pantoea cypripedii harbors:
- the hisH gene encoding imidazole glycerol phosphate synthase subunit HisH; this encodes MNVVILDTGCANLSSVKWAVERLGYTPEVSRDPDVVLRADKLFLPGVGTAQAAMNQLEERDLIELIKACTQPVLGICLGMQLLGRGSDENGGITTLGILDQPVSLMDTKGLPLPHMGWNQITSQAGNHLFRGIDDGSYFYFVHSYAMPVNANTIAQCEYGLPFTAALQKDNFFGVQFHPERSGKAGAQLLKNFLEM